A window from Leptospira meyeri encodes these proteins:
- a CDS encoding DUF1554 domain-containing protein produces the protein MYFYQQIKSSILILFLSFFLFQGCSGQVSAGDTFLFGFSERFDRLLGNTVACSSDVTITTKAVSLVEDGNVSASFSTTEDSGITPAPTDSDFGYSSFETCIYPNSPFTGSVEIPVSVSSNYGSRVTSTQSVPGPVALPSKLTFNGNGLAARQCFRFTTSHDSLRNPVVDPMTLVLGTMVQKDAGGNETTGTYSGKDACDISVSVEDADAPGVRVSNIRVMEEPGPLANTTNGTFKVRLRTAPAANVSIPINDAYDSVNVGNREGIANPKTLTFTSGACPGTGNWCTDQTVTVDSVDDLELDGLKSYTIELGKTTSTDAEYNGIKPRNVVVYNLDQSVPGFTVLKFSGGSTISSASASIPTITGFATDESNQFGDKYANFQIRLRSKPTNNVTLNFTSNCGSKCTIQTPSLTFTPTDWNTYQTFRSIGASDSANSGNQDYTVSFTVNSSDSTYSTTVYKPNFSIRSCDNDGTHLIQPCNYSGPPRGTLISDRLSAQEGGATQIWLITQSSPSSPVTVGLTSSDTTEGTVPANVTIDSSNYNAMETGATNRIALTHVDDALVDLTQNWTITTATSTGGLAYDPIDIYASTTDDEKAFYVTHSGSPREGTTNVATVHVCLGGNNPTQPVVLNISCKTYTSTEAAYNECKTITPSQITFPVNSEVEPGNASDSGCASSAYKQSFTVSGEDDTYADGNQAFDIQFSLVANTDTNYQNAQKPADRSITNEDDEPTGKKIFTTAGTYKGEMGTDGVFGADLTCNNNKPAGVSGTYKALIISNSVGDTSIVNHRVPGGINWVLSPNYYYYRCTGSGYTVCSDEHTRLFIANGSALFSPTSMSRDFSTTASDEFWTGMTNTLNPAIQASTPTLATCNDASLTYRHNCHGFNYETCTTNASTYFYGEIWVRNGNGSVSNAERRCDLQKKLICVEQ, from the coding sequence ATGTACTTTTACCAACAGATAAAATCCTCAATTTTAATTCTATTTCTCTCATTCTTCCTATTCCAAGGTTGCAGTGGACAGGTTTCTGCTGGAGATACTTTCCTTTTTGGATTCAGTGAACGGTTTGATCGACTGCTTGGAAACACTGTGGCTTGTTCGAGTGATGTAACCATTACCACGAAGGCAGTGTCACTTGTTGAAGATGGGAATGTATCAGCATCATTCAGTACAACAGAAGATTCAGGTATTACGCCTGCACCGACTGACAGCGACTTTGGGTATAGTAGTTTTGAAACATGTATTTATCCTAATTCCCCTTTCACTGGATCAGTAGAAATTCCTGTATCCGTATCATCTAACTATGGTTCACGAGTCACCTCTACTCAATCAGTACCTGGTCCAGTAGCCCTTCCTTCAAAACTTACCTTCAATGGCAACGGCCTAGCTGCTAGACAATGTTTCCGATTTACTACCTCGCATGATTCACTAAGAAATCCTGTTGTGGATCCAATGACACTGGTTTTAGGTACAATGGTACAAAAAGATGCAGGTGGAAATGAAACGACGGGAACCTATTCAGGAAAAGATGCCTGTGATATTTCCGTTTCTGTCGAGGATGCAGATGCCCCTGGTGTAAGGGTCTCAAACATCCGAGTGATGGAAGAACCTGGTCCTTTGGCAAATACCACTAACGGAACTTTCAAAGTCAGACTCAGAACTGCGCCGGCCGCAAATGTTTCCATTCCCATCAATGATGCCTACGATTCCGTGAATGTGGGAAATAGGGAAGGAATCGCAAATCCGAAAACATTAACATTCACTTCTGGAGCCTGCCCTGGAACCGGAAATTGGTGTACAGATCAAACAGTCACTGTTGATTCCGTCGATGATTTGGAGCTAGATGGCTTAAAATCATATACGATCGAACTTGGAAAAACAACTAGCACTGATGCAGAATACAACGGAATTAAACCAAGAAATGTAGTGGTTTATAACTTAGACCAAAGTGTGCCTGGATTCACTGTGCTAAAATTTAGCGGTGGTTCGACGATCAGTTCAGCGAGTGCAAGCATTCCTACGATCACGGGATTTGCCACGGATGAAAGTAATCAATTTGGAGATAAGTATGCTAACTTCCAAATTAGATTGCGCTCAAAACCAACAAACAACGTCACATTAAATTTTACCTCCAACTGCGGAAGTAAATGTACAATCCAAACACCTTCCTTGACTTTTACACCGACTGATTGGAACACATACCAAACCTTCCGTTCGATTGGAGCGTCTGATTCAGCAAATTCGGGAAACCAGGATTACACTGTTTCCTTTACTGTTAACTCTTCGGACTCAACTTATAGTACAACAGTATACAAGCCCAATTTTTCCATTCGTTCTTGTGATAATGATGGAACTCATCTCATCCAACCTTGTAACTACTCCGGTCCTCCTCGCGGAACCCTGATAAGCGACCGGCTTTCGGCGCAAGAAGGTGGTGCCACTCAAATTTGGCTCATCACTCAGTCTTCGCCTTCATCGCCAGTAACCGTTGGCTTGACCTCTTCAGATACTACGGAAGGAACCGTTCCCGCAAATGTGACGATCGATTCTAGTAATTACAATGCGATGGAAACCGGTGCGACAAACAGAATTGCACTCACTCATGTGGATGATGCTTTGGTTGACCTCACACAAAATTGGACCATCACAACAGCGACTTCTACTGGTGGATTGGCTTACGATCCAATTGATATATATGCATCTACGACTGATGATGAGAAAGCTTTCTATGTAACCCATTCTGGTTCCCCAAGAGAAGGAACTACAAACGTTGCGACAGTACATGTTTGCCTAGGTGGGAATAATCCAACCCAACCAGTGGTTTTAAATATTAGCTGTAAAACATATACCTCGACAGAAGCCGCCTACAACGAGTGCAAAACAATCACTCCTTCGCAAATTACTTTCCCAGTGAATAGCGAAGTAGAACCAGGGAATGCTTCTGATTCAGGTTGTGCTAGTTCAGCTTACAAACAATCTTTCACCGTCTCTGGAGAAGATGATACTTATGCCGATGGCAACCAAGCATTTGATATCCAATTTTCTTTAGTGGCCAATACAGATACGAACTACCAAAATGCACAAAAACCTGCAGATCGCTCCATCACTAATGAAGACGACGAACCAACGGGAAAGAAAATTTTTACGACAGCAGGAACTTACAAAGGCGAAATGGGGACCGATGGTGTTTTTGGTGCTGACCTTACTTGTAATAATAATAAACCAGCAGGTGTTTCAGGAACTTACAAAGCACTGATCATCAGCAATAGTGTTGGAGATACGTCTATTGTCAACCATCGGGTCCCAGGTGGAATCAACTGGGTATTATCACCTAACTATTATTACTATCGCTGTACAGGTTCTGGGTATACGGTTTGTAGCGATGAACATACGAGACTTTTTATCGCTAATGGATCTGCATTATTCAGTCCAACATCAATGTCTCGCGATTTTTCTACAACTGCATCAGATGAATTTTGGACTGGGATGACCAATACGTTAAATCCAGCTATACAAGCGAGTACACCAACTTTAGCAACTTGCAACGATGCATCGTTAACCTATCGCCACAATTGCCATGGATTTAACTACGAAACCTGCACAACCAATGCTTCCACTTACTTCTATGGAGAAATTTGGGTACGCAATGGCAATGGTTCCGTATCGAACGCAGAAAGAAGATGTGATTTGCAGAAAAAACTAATCTGCGTGGAGCAATAA
- a CDS encoding glycoside hydrolase family 3 protein encodes MNQVLLRTSFSLFLLFGFFGSSYCFGFYLTELVANERKTWLDTKARTITNAMSEEELVGQTIHIAIPQKTVDAVALEEIAATKPGGIILFGKNLGKKEEILSLTQGLQVAAKDQGLPPFFISTDQEGGRVFRVQDGITPYPGAMAVGQTGSTEWGEVVGFVTSYELRNLGLNFLFAPVLDINNNPLNPVINTRSFGSDSKRVSDVAVAYERGARAGGCLPVIKHFPGHGDTTVDSHLGLPIINKSLEELEALELVPFKRSIAGGAEAVMSAHIVYPKIDPKFPATLSKIILTDVLRKNLNFDGIIITDAMEMHAISKNYEKDRPGVLTILAGANIVLLTSWGETARKFKAQLTDAYKNGEFRYIDKDGKEQDKLKDAVQKQIRKKLELGLYDENSILPTVYDENPKQKEFLSHWNEERHQRYNKLNESKNFVKEINEDSIRAYPKSVQTLGILPVETLSFVKNNRLKETLKVKKFNTASFKSFQTHTKDKSITTFLFDSTSENEILSIATLAKKYPNKRFIILHGGTPFIKLPEYPNLQYLLSFSLTQGSWEAFGENLTSGKEIPKVDLILLPKGSKTPSKGAFPERL; translated from the coding sequence ATGAACCAAGTTCTACTTCGCACCTCATTTTCCCTCTTCCTCCTTTTTGGATTTTTTGGCTCCTCCTATTGTTTTGGATTTTATCTTACCGAACTTGTTGCCAATGAACGCAAAACTTGGTTGGACACAAAAGCCAGAACTATCACAAACGCAATGTCAGAAGAAGAACTTGTGGGCCAAACCATTCACATTGCCATTCCACAAAAGACAGTGGATGCTGTGGCTTTGGAAGAAATTGCGGCCACCAAACCTGGAGGGATCATTCTCTTCGGAAAGAACTTGGGTAAAAAAGAAGAAATTCTTTCTCTCACTCAAGGATTACAAGTTGCAGCCAAAGACCAAGGCCTTCCTCCTTTTTTTATTTCTACGGACCAAGAAGGAGGTCGCGTCTTCCGTGTCCAAGATGGAATCACGCCGTATCCAGGTGCGATGGCAGTTGGCCAAACAGGAAGTACAGAATGGGGCGAAGTCGTTGGTTTTGTCACTTCCTATGAACTTCGTAACCTTGGACTCAATTTTCTTTTTGCACCTGTTCTCGATATCAATAACAATCCATTAAACCCAGTAATCAATACACGTTCGTTTGGTTCTGATTCCAAACGAGTTTCTGATGTTGCTGTAGCTTATGAAAGAGGAGCACGCGCTGGCGGATGTTTGCCAGTCATTAAACACTTCCCAGGTCATGGCGATACCACTGTCGATAGCCATTTGGGACTACCCATCATTAATAAAAGTTTAGAAGAACTTGAAGCATTAGAACTAGTACCTTTCAAACGTTCGATCGCTGGTGGAGCGGAAGCGGTGATGTCAGCCCATATTGTGTATCCAAAAATTGATCCAAAGTTTCCAGCCACCCTTTCTAAAATCATACTAACAGATGTTTTGCGTAAAAACTTAAACTTTGATGGAATCATTATCACGGATGCAATGGAGATGCACGCCATTTCAAAAAATTACGAAAAAGACAGACCGGGAGTCCTTACCATCCTTGCTGGTGCCAATATTGTCCTGCTAACGAGTTGGGGAGAGACAGCTAGAAAATTCAAAGCCCAATTAACGGATGCCTACAAAAACGGTGAGTTTCGTTATATAGACAAAGACGGAAAAGAACAAGACAAACTAAAAGATGCGGTCCAAAAACAAATTCGCAAAAAATTAGAACTTGGCCTTTATGATGAAAACTCCATCTTACCAACAGTATACGATGAAAACCCAAAACAGAAAGAATTCCTTTCCCACTGGAACGAAGAAAGACACCAAAGGTATAACAAATTAAACGAATCCAAAAATTTTGTGAAAGAAATCAACGAAGACTCCATTCGTGCTTATCCAAAATCAGTTCAAACTTTGGGAATATTACCGGTAGAAACTTTATCTTTTGTAAAAAACAATCGCCTAAAAGAAACACTCAAAGTAAAAAAATTTAACACCGCTTCTTTCAAATCCTTCCAAACTCATACAAAAGATAAATCCATTACAACTTTTCTTTTTGATTCGACTTCCGAAAACGAAATTTTATCGATTGCGACCTTAGCAAAAAAATACCCCAACAAACGTTTTATCATCTTACATGGGGGAACTCCATTTATCAAACTACCGGAATACCCAAATTTACAATATTTACTTTCTTTTTCCTTAACCCAAGGATCTTGGGAAGCTTTTGGTGAGAATCTCACTTCTGGAAAAGAAATTCCAAAAGTGGATTTGATTTTACTACCCAAAGGATCAAAGACACCATCAAAAGGTGCCTTTCCCGAAAGGTTATAA
- a CDS encoding LIC10235 family protein: MEPQKVGPGQIDKIAEDLKKDPEKSIGNYLFKGFRIQISKYKASGAERVQQLYKRRRAQGLCIVCGTKVTRKNPVTGILYRLCDTHRAEIDQKNKEKAKAKKGK; this comes from the coding sequence ATGGAACCACAAAAAGTAGGCCCAGGACAAATCGACAAAATTGCAGAGGATTTGAAAAAAGATCCTGAAAAATCCATTGGAAATTACCTTTTCAAAGGATTCAGAATTCAAATTTCTAAATACAAAGCTTCCGGAGCTGAAAGAGTACAACAACTCTACAAAAGAAGAAGAGCTCAAGGTCTTTGCATCGTTTGTGGAACCAAAGTAACTCGTAAAAACCCGGTAACTGGAATCCTTTACAGACTTTGTGACACTCACAGAGCTGAAATTGACCAAAAAAACAAAGAAAAAGCAAAAGCAAAAAAAGGAAAATAA
- a CDS encoding OmpA family protein: MRKRIYLSILIHSTFLLLFVINCNSIVKQEWKDSVAFQKFCGCVTPKEEKAGDYLGSLPEGSLDKLGTSEYLEKLYKGLRSDFEHSGTPFEEVGGSLVGKGVELKRIEDDEKRLRELLIVIDGDVAFPSGKSTLTPKAKELIAKVGDAMEAYPETNCRIGGHTDSVGAFAMNLKLSKERSQSVKLELKLIHRIVEARFKEVDGFADLHKIVDTMLAEKKNRRTEVYVGTVRIVY; this comes from the coding sequence ATGCGTAAAAGAATATACTTATCAATCCTAATCCATTCCACCTTCCTTTTGTTATTTGTTATCAATTGCAATAGTATTGTAAAACAAGAGTGGAAGGATTCAGTTGCTTTTCAAAAATTTTGCGGATGTGTCACTCCTAAAGAGGAGAAAGCCGGCGACTATTTGGGGAGTTTGCCCGAAGGATCTTTGGATAAACTGGGAACTTCGGAATATTTGGAGAAATTATATAAAGGTCTTCGCAGTGATTTTGAACACTCCGGAACTCCATTTGAGGAAGTGGGAGGAAGTCTTGTCGGAAAAGGGGTCGAACTCAAACGCATTGAAGATGATGAAAAAAGGTTACGAGAACTTTTAATTGTGATCGATGGGGACGTAGCTTTTCCATCTGGAAAATCAACTCTCACTCCAAAAGCAAAAGAACTCATCGCAAAGGTTGGGGACGCTATGGAAGCATACCCTGAAACCAATTGTCGAATTGGTGGACACACGGATAGTGTGGGTGCATTCGCAATGAACCTTAAGTTAAGTAAGGAACGTTCTCAATCCGTAAAACTTGAATTAAAACTAATTCACAGAATTGTTGAAGCACGTTTTAAGGAAGTGGATGGTTTCGCAGATTTACATAAAATAGTAGATACAATGCTTGCGGAAAAGAAAAACCGCAGAACAGAAGTTTATGTTGGGACGGTTCGCATTGTTTATTAA
- a CDS encoding DUF3095 domain-containing protein: MDDFYKNLKPSPSFKNLFDGGVPTKVPDDWFILITDIVGSTKAIEEGRYKDVNTAGGLTAIAVANVYGHMNFPFVFGGDGVTFLLPVHLLFPIRSAIADTISQVRSAFGLDMRAGIVPVQELYRAGAELYLSKFRASAQYVQCSLFGDALPLAETWIKEGKDESYLVRENEKILPADFTGFTCRWQDIPSERGEIVSLIVKPIHRDIEVCKKTVTRVLNFIRSEYGEEGEYHPLRVNRIELDSGPYLRKEALARVGKSNGIRFYLTLANIWFERIVVAIVMRFGIPLHSGHYSLNKLKDYQVLSADYRKYDGTLKMVIDGSHEHREALVSFLNQMESEDFLRYGIFVSNRSLMTCVLKVASSEEVHFVDGADGGFTMAAKSLKEKLKVL; encoded by the coding sequence GTGGATGATTTTTATAAAAACCTAAAACCAAGTCCTAGTTTTAAAAATCTTTTTGATGGTGGGGTGCCCACAAAAGTTCCCGATGATTGGTTTATCCTGATTACCGACATTGTTGGATCGACAAAGGCAATTGAAGAAGGTCGATACAAAGATGTAAACACCGCTGGAGGGCTTACCGCCATTGCTGTTGCCAATGTCTATGGACATATGAATTTTCCTTTTGTGTTTGGCGGAGACGGAGTTACTTTTTTACTTCCAGTTCATTTATTGTTTCCCATTCGCTCTGCCATTGCCGATACCATCTCCCAAGTGCGATCTGCATTTGGATTGGATATGAGAGCCGGGATTGTTCCTGTCCAAGAATTGTATCGCGCAGGTGCTGAGTTATACTTAAGTAAGTTTCGTGCCTCTGCCCAATACGTCCAATGTTCCTTGTTTGGTGATGCCTTACCTTTGGCAGAAACATGGATCAAAGAAGGAAAAGATGAATCTTATCTTGTCCGAGAAAATGAAAAAATTCTACCTGCTGATTTTACAGGATTTACTTGTCGGTGGCAAGACATCCCAAGTGAAAGAGGTGAGATAGTTTCTCTCATCGTAAAACCCATCCACAGAGACATAGAAGTTTGTAAAAAGACAGTTACCCGGGTTCTTAATTTCATTCGTTCCGAATATGGGGAAGAAGGTGAATACCATCCGCTACGAGTGAATCGGATTGAACTAGATTCGGGGCCATATTTACGAAAGGAGGCACTGGCTCGTGTTGGAAAATCAAATGGAATTAGGTTTTATCTCACTTTAGCAAACATCTGGTTTGAAAGAATTGTCGTAGCAATTGTGATGCGATTTGGGATTCCTCTTCATTCTGGTCATTATTCGTTAAATAAACTAAAAGATTACCAAGTTCTTTCTGCCGATTATCGAAAGTATGATGGAACTCTCAAGATGGTAATCGATGGCTCTCATGAACATAGAGAAGCTCTCGTTTCTTTTTTAAACCAAATGGAATCCGAAGATTTTCTTCGTTATGGGATCTTTGTTTCCAATAGATCATTGATGACTTGCGTATTAAAAGTGGCTTCTTCCGAAGAGGTACATTTTGTGGATGGAGCAGATGGCGGCTTTACGATGGCCGCCAAATCTTTGAAAGAAAAGTTAAAAGTGCTTTAA
- the murA gene encoding UDP-N-acetylglucosamine 1-carboxyvinyltransferase codes for MSSSYFKIIGKNPLNGTVVPQGNKNEALPLLGALLLWEGDVILDNLPEIADVLKLMEVLRQIGVEITALDTKGSYLFQKKNPVKSDLPYELCSQLRGAVTLAGPILARTGRVFLPKPGGDKIGRRRMDTHLLALEALGAKIEVFPDGYMITADRLVGKDILLDEASVTATENAVMAAVYAEGLTTIRNAASEPHVQGLCRFLIAAGAKIDGVGTNHLTITGVSSLQSPAGGLRHRIGSDYLEIGSFISLAAVTGGEIHITDVNLEDIRMIRMVYSRLGIEVRPTENGILVPSDQKLEIIPDYHGATPKIDDAPWPGFPADMTSVALVTATQCKGTVLIHEKLFESRLFFVDNIIAMGAQIILCDPHRAIVIGANRLYGQRVASPDIRAGMAMIIAALCAEGQSEIHNIVQIDRGFESIDTRLRSLGAQIERVSD; via the coding sequence GTGAGTTCATCCTACTTCAAAATTATCGGCAAAAATCCTCTCAACGGGACAGTAGTTCCCCAAGGAAATAAGAACGAAGCACTCCCGCTTCTGGGAGCCCTCCTTCTTTGGGAAGGAGATGTCATCCTGGACAACTTACCGGAAATTGCCGATGTCCTGAAACTCATGGAAGTCCTCCGCCAAATTGGAGTGGAAATCACTGCCCTTGATACAAAAGGATCATACCTCTTTCAGAAAAAAAATCCAGTGAAATCGGATCTTCCCTACGAACTTTGTTCGCAACTAAGAGGAGCAGTCACTCTCGCAGGTCCCATCCTGGCACGCACTGGCAGAGTTTTCCTTCCAAAACCTGGGGGAGACAAAATTGGCCGACGTCGGATGGACACCCACTTACTTGCTTTAGAGGCCCTTGGTGCCAAAATTGAAGTATTCCCTGATGGGTATATGATCACTGCCGATCGTTTGGTTGGAAAAGACATTTTATTAGATGAAGCATCGGTCACAGCTACAGAAAATGCAGTGATGGCCGCTGTTTATGCAGAGGGCCTAACAACGATTCGTAACGCTGCGTCTGAACCCCATGTCCAAGGCCTTTGTCGATTTTTAATTGCCGCTGGTGCCAAAATTGACGGTGTAGGGACAAACCACCTAACCATCACAGGTGTTAGTTCTCTCCAGTCCCCTGCGGGCGGACTCCGACATAGAATTGGATCGGACTATTTAGAAATTGGTTCATTTATCAGCCTTGCTGCTGTAACGGGTGGCGAAATCCACATCACTGATGTCAACTTAGAAGACATTCGTATGATCCGAATGGTCTATTCTCGTTTAGGAATTGAAGTAAGGCCTACTGAAAATGGAATCCTTGTTCCTTCCGACCAAAAATTGGAAATCATTCCCGACTACCACGGTGCCACACCCAAAATTGATGATGCACCTTGGCCTGGATTTCCAGCTGACATGACTTCGGTGGCATTAGTTACAGCAACTCAATGTAAGGGGACTGTTCTCATCCACGAAAAACTTTTTGAATCTAGACTCTTCTTTGTAGACAACATCATCGCAATGGGTGCTCAAATCATTCTATGTGATCCACATAGAGCCATTGTGATTGGGGCCAATCGTTTGTATGGCCAAAGAGTTGCAAGCCCTGATATCCGAGCTGGGATGGCCATGATCATTGCTGCCCTTTGTGCGGAAGGACAAAGTGAAATTCATAACATTGTTCAAATTGATAGAGGTTTTGAATCGATTGATACCCGTTTGCGATCTTTGGGTGCTCAAATCGAAAGAGTTTCTGATTAG
- a CDS encoding FliI/YscN family ATPase codes for MIEKKFTEHIDAISKYLNVVEKIEPIRKSGVVVSVVGNVIYSQGPPDSKVGEILEVERGSDKGYLACVLVGFKDHLYTLMPLGDTQEIFPHAFVFSSGRQITLNAGPELLGRVLNGLGKPIDSKGILITKEERASEPRFLNPLDRPPITEILETGVRAIDGMLTVGRGQRIGIFSGSGVGKSSLLGMIARYTNADVNVVALIGERGREVNEFLHVELGKEALARSVVFVATSDSSKMEQVSCANLACSAAEYFREKGMSVNLYMDSLTRYAEALRELSIGEPVVTKGYASSVFTKMAKLVERAGTSHNGGSITGFYTVLTDAEDDMDDIVADKVRGFIDGHIVLTRKLAEQSHYPAIDVPASLSRLMQKIVNEDHYMRSSIVRELISKYKNSEDIILLNAYVRGADEKVDMAIDKKSQIDDYLRQRIEEKSTYNDATNRLAKILQSATRTEDDF; via the coding sequence ATGATCGAAAAGAAATTTACGGAACATATCGATGCCATTTCGAAATATTTGAATGTCGTCGAAAAAATTGAGCCCATTCGCAAAAGTGGGGTCGTTGTATCCGTAGTGGGCAATGTCATTTATTCGCAAGGTCCCCCCGATTCAAAGGTGGGTGAGATTTTAGAAGTCGAACGTGGTTCGGACAAAGGATATTTGGCTTGCGTTTTGGTTGGATTTAAAGATCACCTTTACACCTTAATGCCGCTAGGCGATACACAAGAAATTTTTCCCCATGCATTTGTATTTTCATCCGGACGACAAATCACTCTCAATGCAGGTCCAGAACTTTTAGGACGCGTGTTAAATGGCCTTGGCAAACCCATCGATAGCAAAGGAATTCTAATCACTAAAGAAGAAAGAGCATCGGAACCAAGATTTCTAAATCCACTGGATAGACCTCCCATCACTGAAATTTTAGAAACAGGCGTCAGAGCCATTGATGGTATGTTAACAGTAGGCCGCGGACAAAGGATTGGAATTTTTTCCGGTTCTGGTGTGGGTAAGTCGAGTTTACTCGGGATGATCGCTCGTTATACGAATGCAGATGTAAACGTGGTGGCACTAATTGGAGAAAGAGGTCGAGAGGTAAATGAGTTTTTACATGTGGAACTTGGAAAGGAAGCCCTCGCCAGATCAGTTGTTTTTGTTGCGACTTCTGATTCTTCCAAAATGGAACAAGTAAGTTGTGCCAATTTAGCATGTTCCGCTGCTGAGTATTTTCGCGAAAAAGGAATGTCTGTCAATTTATACATGGACTCTCTCACACGTTATGCGGAAGCACTCAGAGAACTTTCCATTGGAGAACCAGTGGTAACCAAAGGATATGCATCCAGTGTGTTTACCAAAATGGCAAAACTTGTAGAACGAGCCGGGACATCACATAACGGAGGCTCTATCACGGGATTTTATACTGTGTTGACCGATGCAGAAGATGATATGGATGATATTGTTGCCGATAAAGTCAGGGGATTTATTGACGGACATATTGTACTCACACGTAAATTAGCAGAACAAAGTCATTATCCTGCCATCGATGTTCCGGCTTCTCTTTCTCGGCTTATGCAAAAAATTGTGAACGAAGACCATTACATGCGCTCCTCCATTGTTCGTGAACTAATCTCTAAATATAAAAACTCTGAAGACATCATTTTACTCAATGCCTATGTTCGTGGAGCCGACGAAAAGGTAGACATGGCAATAGATAAAAAATCACAAATTGATGATTATTTAAGACAGAGGATAGAAGAAAAATCAACTTACAACGATGCAACCAATCGACTTGCGAAAATTCTACAATCTGCAACCCGCACAGAAGACGATTTTTAG
- a CDS encoding 4Fe-4S dicluster domain-containing protein, which yields MKRKDLFREGFKSVFQFTFTKADEITEAIKEVWEDEKTHQKKSSRTSKRPSDKRKSITKPTIVRKRKTKMFQTLALPPGASPDFFSLCTGCNECIFACPYAVLFPVTAQESEKSYPHFDPNAKACHMCSDWPCISVCPEEALLPYNLSGEKPNFGKAKAITEHCINEKTGETTCEVCLNTCPIEKTVKFKGNLPTFVSSSCTGCGLCVESCPSFPKAIQIKFKKQ from the coding sequence ATGAAACGAAAGGATCTTTTCCGAGAAGGTTTTAAATCGGTTTTCCAGTTTACCTTCACGAAAGCGGACGAAATTACTGAAGCCATAAAAGAAGTTTGGGAGGATGAAAAAACTCACCAAAAAAAATCTTCAAGAACTTCCAAAAGACCATCTGACAAACGAAAGTCGATAACAAAGCCAACAATTGTCCGGAAACGAAAAACAAAAATGTTCCAGACTCTCGCCCTACCTCCGGGAGCATCTCCTGATTTTTTTTCCCTTTGTACGGGTTGTAATGAATGTATTTTTGCCTGTCCTTATGCCGTCTTATTTCCTGTTACAGCACAAGAATCGGAAAAGTCCTACCCTCATTTTGATCCCAACGCAAAAGCCTGTCACATGTGTTCCGACTGGCCCTGCATTAGTGTTTGTCCTGAGGAAGCACTCCTACCGTACAATTTGTCCGGTGAAAAACCAAATTTCGGTAAGGCGAAGGCCATCACAGAACATTGTATTAACGAAAAAACAGGTGAAACTACTTGCGAAGTTTGTTTAAATACTTGTCCTATCGAAAAAACAGTCAAATTTAAAGGGAATTTGCCGACTTTTGTATCATCATCTTGTACAGGTTGTGGGCTATGTGTTGAATCTTGTCCCAGTTTTCCAAAAGCAATTCAAATCAAATTCAAAAAACAATAG
- a CDS encoding arylesterase, whose amino-acid sequence MRYFLFISFFLMISCGNSSDNSNSNKQESTSSNDTKRIIYFGDSLTAGYGLLDYEDAWPHVLTKRIKAEGYSYQMTNAGVSGDTTSGGLGRLEWVLAEKPSIFVLELGANDMLRGISPSVTKENLRSMIRQVKSQYPSTKILLVGMYATPNMGKKYAKEFNSIYPDLSKEEGVPLVPFILEKVASIRKLNQKDGIHPTEAGHKLVSDTVYPYLKPLLVK is encoded by the coding sequence ATGCGGTATTTTCTTTTTATTAGCTTTTTTTTAATGATTTCTTGTGGAAATTCTTCTGACAATTCCAATTCTAACAAGCAGGAATCCACAAGTTCTAACGACACAAAACGAATTATCTATTTTGGTGATTCGCTGACAGCAGGGTATGGACTTCTTGATTATGAAGATGCTTGGCCTCACGTCCTTACCAAACGAATCAAAGCGGAAGGGTATTCCTACCAAATGACAAATGCCGGTGTTTCCGGTGATACAACGAGTGGTGGTCTTGGAAGATTGGAATGGGTTTTGGCAGAAAAACCATCCATCTTTGTACTCGAGTTAGGTGCCAATGATATGTTACGTGGGATTAGCCCTTCGGTCACAAAAGAAAATTTACGGTCAATGATTCGACAAGTGAAATCTCAATACCCTTCCACCAAAATATTGTTAGTGGGAATGTACGCAACTCCCAATATGGGAAAAAAATACGCTAAGGAATTTAATTCCATTTATCCGGATTTATCCAAGGAAGAAGGTGTGCCTTTGGTTCCATTTATTTTGGAAAAAGTTGCCTCCATTCGCAAACTCAACCAAAAGGACGGGATTCATCCAACGGAAGCGGGTCACAAACTGGTATCTGATACGGTGTATCCGTATCTCAAGCCCTTACTCGTAAAATAA